CCGTCACGCGCACCCCCGTCACGCAAGGCTCTTCCAAGCACAGCGCGGCGATCTCCTCCGCGAAGCGCTCGACCAGGTGGTAGGCGCTGCCCTCCGCCAGGGCCAGGATCCGTTTCGTGACGGTGCGGTAATTGACGGCGTCGGCGATGTCGTCGGTTTTTCCCGGGCGGGAGGTGTCGGTTTCGAGCGCCACCGAGATCAGCACATCCTGCCTGTCCCGCCGCTCCTCCTCCGAGACCCCGATCACCGTGCGCACCAGCAGGTCCTTGATGATGAGCGCGTCGGTCATGGAACCCTCCTCCGAGCCCTTCTCCGCC
This genomic interval from Anaerolineales bacterium contains the following:
- the folB gene encoding dihydroneopterin aldolase; protein product: MRAEKGSEEGSMTDALIIKDLLVRTVIGVSEEERRDRQDVLISVALETDTSRPGKTDDIADAVNYRTVTKRILALAEGSAYHLVERFAEEIAALCLEEPCVTGVRVTVEKPGALRFARSVCVTIERGRPGG